One Leopardus geoffroyi isolate Oge1 chromosome C1, O.geoffroyi_Oge1_pat1.0, whole genome shotgun sequence DNA segment encodes these proteins:
- the C1QB gene encoding complement C1q subcomponent subunit B — translation MKTVRDGVLASLLLLLLLFLFLLEVSWAQSSCTGHPAIPGIPGIPGAPGSPGTPGTPGIKGEKGLPGLAGDHGEFGEKGDPGIPGNPGKVGPKGPVGPKGSPGPPGARGPKGESGDYKATQKIAFCAKRTINSALRRDQAIRFDQVITNLNNNYESRSGKFTCRVPGIYYFTYHASSRGNLCVNLMRGREQMQKVVTFCDYVHNTFQVTTGSMVLKLKQGENVFLQATDKNSLVGIEGANSIFSGFLLFPDVEA, via the exons ATGAAGACCGTGAGGGATGGCGTCTTAGcatccctgctgctgctgctgctgctgttcctgTTTCTGCTTGAGGTCTCTTGGGCCCAAAGCAGCTGCACCGGGCACCCGGCCATCCCCGGCATCCCGGGCATTCCCGGGGCACCGGGCTCTCCTGGCACACCCGGGACCCCAGggataaaaggagagaaag GGCTGCCAGGGCTGGCTGGAGACCATGGCGAgtttggggagaagggagacCCAGGGATTCCTGGGAATCCAGGAAAAGTAGGCCCCAAGGGCCCCGTTGGCCCCAAAGGTTCCCCAGGGCCCCCCGGAGCCCGCGGCCCCAAGGGTGAATCAGGAGACTACAAGGCCACACAGAAAATCGCCTTCTGTGCCAAGAGGACCATCAACAGTGCCCTTCGGCGGGACCAGGCCATCCGCTTCGACCAGGTGATCACCAACCTGAACAACAACTATGAATCTCGAAGCGGCAAGTTCACCTGCAGGGTGCCCGGCATTTACTACTTCACCTACCATGCCAGCTCGCGAGGAAACCTCTGCGTGAACCTCATGCGGGGCCGGGAGCAAATGCAGAAGGTGGTTACCTTCTGCGACTACGTCCACAACACCTTCCAGGTCACCACGGGCAGCATGGTCCTCAAGCTGAAGCAGGGGGAGAACGTCTTCCTGCAGGCCACTGACAAGAACTCCCTGGTGGGCATAGAAGGTGCCAACAGCATCTTCTCTGGGTTCCTGCTCTTCCCAGATGTGGAGGCATGA